ATCAGTGCACGCCAACACAccccagagagagagcgcagagCGGAGGAGATCGAGGAGACTCCAGAGGGCAGTCATCAAGCAACCTGACCCCAGAGATCCACTCATCCGCTCGACTCTTCGTGGGTAACGCCGCAGAGCAACACGCCGTTCACCCGCCTCTCCGTCTACCCTACATCGTCTGAATCTGCGGCTACGTCGCTCAGCAAAGGGTCTCTTCGCTGTGCGTCTTCATGCGGTCTTCCTGACCGCTGACGCGGGTCCGTCGATGAGTTCCGCATGTGCacctctgcgctgccgctactTCATGAAGTTCTGTGGCGATGacggtgtggtggcggcagtgcttATGGTTTCCTTAGCGCTCTCCTTGCGTTGCTGATCGTcacctcttcccctcttGCAATGCCCGAGGCACCCACGCAGGCACCCACGATGTCAGCATGCACACATCCATCCATGCCTTTGGCTCATCGGCGCGGTCAGCTACTGGCGCAGACGCCACACGGCAGCGTGCACGAGCGTCTGGGTCTGCGCGTGCCCCTCGAGATACTAGCCATGATACGAGGGGAGAAAGTGGATAGTGccgtccacctccaccgctgcgAGGAGAGAGCCCGTCGTGCACCCTGCGAAGGACGCCATTGCAACCACCTCtatcgccgccacgccgatAGGGATTAGCGAGATGACGCCGCCCCGCAGCCCGCACCGGCACACCAGCAGGTGGCTCGTCTCTGTCTGGATCCacagacggcggcggctgcactCCAAGCCGATCACACAGCCACCCACGCCGCGGTGCAATCCGGTGGAAATCATCGAGACGACCTCGACGCCGATGAAAGGGTTAATGCGGGCGAGCAGGACGCCCTCGAGCCTGGCAGTGCTCATAAAGTACAGGGAGGGTCCGAGACCCGTGGCACGAACGACGCAGTCCACCGGGGCTGGCGTAGGCACGACACATGACTGGAACGCCGCGGCCGACGAAGCGGCGGATCCAGATGTGGGCGAGGGCTGGatgcgcaccagcgccaggGAACCGTGCTCGCACACCGTGCAGAGCAGGAACAGGTCATCGTCATCGAACAACACCTGACCCAGGCCGCCGTCGACAGAGGGGACGACAACGGTGCCGCACGCCTGCGGCTGAAAGGGCGGCTCATTCAACTGGAGAAAAACGAGGCGCGTGTCGCCAACGCTTGCGCAGGCGAGGGTGTTCGCGTCTTGGTGAGCGAAGGCACCGCCAGTGACAGTGAAGCCGCTGCGGGTGGGATAGAACAAGGCGTGTGCGGAGGCGTCCGTGTTCGCGAATGCCTTGGTAGCGGACCAAGGTCCATCAGCGGCGCTTCCTGGGGAGTCCGCAAACAGTCTCCACAGTAAcacaccgccgcagcaccccACCGCCAGGACATCGCGCGACTCAGGCCTCCACTGCAACCAGCTCACCTTCATCTGAAAGGCGTGCGTCAGCACACACATCACCCTTCTCTCGCCCACATCGTACACAACGACACGCGTTGaagcgtcggcgccgccctcttccACCGCTACCGCAAGCCACATGTACAAGGGATGGAAGCTAAGACCTGTTACACGCTCAGGGCCACCACGGCGAGACCGCCGCGCCAGTagcagccgccgtgcaccTGGTAGGGCACTTGGGAACACGCTGCGAAGGCCCGGCAGCGCAAACGACGCCGCCTTGATGAGACACTGGGCGAGATGTGGAATAAgatgcggcgccgacgcccaCAGTTGTTGAAGCCAAGAGCGACGACCGTGGCGAGAGCACCGGCGCGCGTCTGTCGCCGGCGCCAGcgacgaccaccacctcGTATCCACCTCGCCttggcggtgcagcgacgacgatgtGAGGACAGCGTCCCCGCCTGCGGACAAAGATGAGGCCGAGTTGGTGGCCCGCGCACtcccgctgccgttgctggaGCCATTCACGCCGTCCACTGCACCCCACGGCACAACACCATCGTTGGCACACCGTAGCAGTGGAtacacggcgccgccgagcgTGACGTAGGCGTTCAAGTCGCGAAAGCCAAACACCCGCCCGGCCTTCTCACCAAGCACACGCTCATCCTCTATGAGTGCCTGCGGGTCCTCCAAGAGCAACTCATGCAACGGCTCGAACATGTTCTGTGTGAACTCTGCGTGTTTTCCTTCACACAGGTGCGTGTCAGTCGGCAAGGGtgagagagggcggaggaaggggagaagcGGAATGAGGATGGGCAGGACcatggcacacacacacaggcacaacACGCAGACTCGTACTCCGTGAACACGGTCCACGAGACGAGATGGCCAGCGCAGAGCAGGGAGACAGCAAAGCACGGCACTACTCGCAGTGTCGACTTGAACGACTTCATGAGGAGGACGCtgagagaaaaagaagatCCCAgtggagtggggagggggcagtcTGCCTGCTACCGCTTTGCGtaggtgtgtctgtgcgtgtgtgtgtgtgtgtggaggggaggggaggggaggggagggggtctgCCCCATGTTGGATGTGTTGCGCGTGTACTCCAGGGCGCTGGGTATCCACCGACAGTACAGTCTGCTTAACCTCTTATGAAACAGAGGAGCACGGCACGCTGGAACGAAAcggagaaagggagaaggaAGGGGCGGCTACCTCTGTCGCCCGCTGCCTCTCttcccgccgccgccgccgctgttgccgctcTTGCCCTTTCccccagcaccaccagccGCGACCTTGCCCTTGCCGCCTGCCTCCAGCCTCAGCAGCTCggccatcgccgcctcccGCTCCTTGGCGGAGATCTCCTTGGCGGCCTTATCGTTCCCCCTCTTGCCATTCTTGTCCCCGCCGTGTCCGCCGGCCGCCGGCGACAACGCGCCAGATGTGGCCGGGCCGCCTTCCACCTCACCCGGCACCGCCTTGCGGATCAGCCGCTTGTGATCGTCGACGTAGGAGCCGGGATTCGGCTGGTGGAAGAAGCTCTTCATGTGATacgcgtcctcctcgtccatgTAGTACTTCTCCTCTACGCCAACGCAGCGAAAGCCGAGGGTGTCCTGATAGAGGTGTAGTGCGGCGTCGTTTGTCTTGCGCACATGCAGAGAGCAGTAGTGAGCGCCGTACTCAGCGTCCATCTCCTTCATAGTCGCCCGCATCACTCGCGACGCGATGCCGAGCTTGCGATgcgagcgcagcacagcCAAGGACGTGATGTGCCCGTGTTTCTTATCTGGCatctcctcgtcgtccaTCTTGCCTAGAACATACCCCACGGTGTTGCGATTATAATCTTGCTGCACgtagagcagctgcggccatGACAAGAGATGGTAGTAGTAATACCGCAGGTTGTAGTTCTCCGGAAGACAGCGGAGATTGCTGTGCTGCATCTCGTACATGTCCTCCATGGTGGCGCGACGGAGCTGCATGATGGCAGTGGGTCTgatgtgggtgtgtgcgcagaAAAAGGTGGG
Above is a window of Leishmania mexicana MHOM/GT/2001/U1103 complete genome, chromosome 13 DNA encoding:
- a CDS encoding putative N-acetyltransferase subunit ARD1, encoding MQLRRATMEDMYEMQHSNLRCLPENYNLRYYYYHLLSWPQLLYVQQDYNRNTVGYVLGKMDDEEMPDKKHGHITSLAVLRSHRKLGIASRVMRATMKEMDAEYGAHYCSLHVRKTNDAALHLYQDTLGFRCVGVEEKYYMDEEDAYHMKSFFHQPNPGSYVDDHKRLIRKAVPGEVEGGPATSGALSPAAGGHGGDKNGKRGNDKAAKEISAKEREAAMAELLRLEAGGKGKVAAGGAGGKGKSGNSGGGGGKRGSGRQR